From the genome of Primulina eburnea isolate SZY01 chromosome 12, ASM2296580v1, whole genome shotgun sequence, one region includes:
- the LOC140807827 gene encoding LOW QUALITY PROTEIN: F-box/kelch-repeat protein At3g23880-like (The sequence of the model RefSeq protein was modified relative to this genomic sequence to represent the inferred CDS: deleted 1 base in 1 codon), which produces MPRETGQNFDPLEKESFENSKMDSGRDSPNSSAHRQSKKNKAALEAQAPVSGGIPCLPEEIVVEILARLPVKSLLKFRCVSKSWLALICSQQLIKTHLNNSRSGRNFSNYRVMSTISHPNFDLRHCSVISLMQEPSTDALSIDYPKKHPKKAVWVVGSCNGLICLAINEKDLFFWNPSTRKSKKLPPVNVNVKRGFYNIYGFGYNECDDDYKVVGIFCVFGNAGTYESMVKIYSSKINSWKRMEDFKGGVPLDDSGKFACGKLHWSASSNLGFDFRWDIVSLDMESEVYGIVEQPNYGEREYDSTLGVLGECICILCNYQYINADLWVLKEYGVKESWTKVATIPYVDTPGKLLYSKALFMQQNGELLLVFGMHFVVYNPEDNSVRILETSNLKAFLEADIYFESLVSPLTNER; this is translated from the exons ATGCCGAGAG AGACGGGGCAAAATTTTGATCCTCTAGAGAAAGAATCGTTCGAAAACTCTAAGATGGATTCTGGGAGAGATTCGCCAAATTCTTCAGCCCATCGTCAATCCAAGAAAAACAAAGCGGCCCTCGAAGCTCAAGCACCCGTCAGTGGAGGAATCCCCTGTCTTCCTGAAGAAATTGTAGTGGAAATACTTGCAAGACTACCAGTCAAATCTCTGTTGAAGTTCAGGTGTGTTTCTAAATCGTGGCTCGCATTAATTTGTAGCCAACAATTAATCAAAACCCACCTCAATAATTCTAGATCGGGTAGGAATTTCTCTAATTACAGAGTCATGTCAACCATATCCCACCCCAATTTTGACCTCAGACACTGTTCAGTGATCTCCTTGATGCAAGAACCTTCTACTGATGCATTG AGCATTGATTATCCTAAAAAACATCCGAAAAAAGCTGTTTGGGTTGTCGGTTCTTGTAATGGTTTAATTTGTTTGGCTATAAATGAAAAAGATTTGTTCTTTTGGAACCCATCCACCAGAAAATCGAAAAAATTGCCGCCTGTGAATGTCAATGTTAAACGAGGTTTCTACAATATATATGGCTTTGGTTATAATGAGTGCGACGACGATTACAAGGTTGTGGGCATTTTTTGTGTGTTTGGAAACGCGGGTACATATGAGTCAATGGTTAAGATTTATAGTTCGAAGATCAATTCTTGGAAGAGGATGGAGGATTTCAAGGGTGGTGTTCCTCTTGATGATTCTGGCAAGTTTGCTTGTGGGAAGCTTCACTGGTCCGCCTCTAGTAACCTTGGTTTTGATTTTAGGTGGGATATCGTGTCTCTTGATATGGAAAGTGAGGTGTATGGGATAGTGGAGCAACCAAATTATGGGGAGAGGGAATATGACTCAACTCTAGGGGTGCTGGGAGAATGCATTTGTATTCTGTGCAACTATCAATATATCAATGCAGACTTGTGGGTTTTGAAGGAGTATGGTGTTAAGGAGTCTTGGACTAAAGTGGCCACCATTCCTTATGTGGATACTCCTGGGAAATTGTTGTACTCGAAAGCATTGTTCATGCAACAAAATGGTGAACTTTTGTTGGTCTTTGGGATGCATTTTGTAGTTTACAATCCGGAAGATAATTCTGTTAGGATTCTCGAGACAAGTAATCTCAAGGCTTTTTTGGAAGCGGATATCTATTTTGAGAGCCTTGTTTCACCTCTTACAAATGAAAGATGA